In the Micromonospora narathiwatensis genome, one interval contains:
- the moaC gene encoding cyclic pyranopterin monophosphate synthase MoaC, whose amino-acid sequence MTDPAQLTHVDAAGAARMVDVSAKPVSGRLAVAAGRLRTTPEVVDLLRRDGLPKGDALAVGRLAGIMGAKRTPDLIPLCHPIALHGVTVDLRLTTDTVEITATAKTADRTGVEMEALTAVAVAGLALVDMVKAVDPAASVDAVRVLRKEGGKTGEWVRPEDRP is encoded by the coding sequence GTGACCGATCCCGCGCAGCTCACCCACGTCGACGCGGCCGGCGCGGCCCGGATGGTCGACGTGTCCGCCAAGCCGGTCTCCGGCCGGCTCGCGGTCGCCGCCGGCCGGCTCCGCACCACGCCCGAGGTGGTGGACCTGCTGCGCCGCGACGGCCTGCCCAAGGGCGACGCGCTGGCGGTCGGCCGGCTCGCCGGCATCATGGGTGCCAAGCGGACCCCCGACCTGATCCCGCTCTGCCATCCGATCGCCCTGCACGGCGTCACCGTCGATCTTCGGCTCACCACCGACACGGTCGAGATCACCGCGACGGCGAAGACCGCCGACCGGACCGGCGTGGAGATGGAGGCGCTCACCGCCGTGGCCGTCGCCGGGCTCGCCCTGGTCGACATGGTCAAGGCCGTCGACCCGGCGGCGTCGGTGGACGCGGTACGGGTGCTCCGCAAGGAGGGCGGCAAGACCGGCGAGTGGGTCCGGCCGGAGGACCGGCCGTGA
- a CDS encoding MogA/MoaB family molybdenum cofactor biosynthesis protein has product MIRARVIVASNRAAAGVYADTSGPLLVAGLRELGCEVDEPVVVPDGDPVGVALRSARDEGVDVVLTSGGTGITPTDRTPEVTRALLDYEIPGIAEAIRAHSRDAVPTAALSRGLAGVAGRMLVVNLPGSRGGAKDGLAVLGPILRHAVDQLRGGDH; this is encoded by the coding sequence GTGATCCGGGCCCGGGTGATCGTCGCCTCCAACCGGGCCGCCGCCGGGGTCTACGCGGACACCAGCGGTCCGCTGCTCGTCGCCGGTCTGCGCGAGCTGGGCTGTGAGGTCGACGAACCGGTGGTGGTGCCGGACGGTGACCCGGTCGGCGTGGCGCTGCGGTCCGCCCGCGACGAGGGCGTCGACGTGGTGCTGACCAGCGGCGGGACGGGCATCACCCCGACCGACCGGACGCCCGAGGTGACCCGCGCCCTGCTCGACTACGAGATCCCCGGCATCGCCGAGGCGATCCGGGCGCACAGCCGCGACGCTGTTCCCACCGCCGCCCTGTCCCGGGGGCTGGCGGGGGTGGCCGGGCGGATGCTGGTGGTCAACCTGCCCGGCTCCCGGGGCGGGGCGAAGGACGGGCTGGCCGTGCTCGGGCCGATCCTCCGCCACGCCGTCGACCAGCTCCGCGGCGGCGACCACTGA